The Desulfonatronovibrio hydrogenovorans DSM 9292 genome includes a window with the following:
- the bioB gene encoding biotin synthase BioB gives MNYFYELAKRAASGHSPDKKEIERILCLPYTETISLLPGTDLIRQTYFGRKVSLCTITNAKSGKCSEDCSFCAQSAHHGCVVDEYPLKKAGELAETGKALRGSGINRFSMVTSGKGLSSHEIQTVGRAVRDLNASGIRTCASLGVLKSVDLDYLKQSGLERYHHNLETAPSLFPRICTTHDFAQRVDTVAYARRAGLSVCSGGVFGIGETDAQVAELAMVLKDLDVDAVPVNFLIPIPGTPLENVPGLTPLRCLKIISILRFLLPDKEIIVCGGRMQNLRDLHPLIFMAGASGIMTGNYLTREGRSLEEDLRLIRDMGLEPA, from the coding sequence ATGAACTATTTTTATGAACTGGCCAAGAGGGCTGCGTCCGGCCATAGCCCGGACAAGAAGGAAATTGAAAGGATCCTCTGTCTGCCCTATACTGAAACCATCTCTCTTTTACCGGGTACCGACCTGATCAGGCAGACCTATTTCGGGCGGAAGGTCAGTCTGTGTACTATAACCAATGCCAAGTCTGGAAAATGTTCTGAAGATTGTTCGTTTTGTGCTCAATCGGCTCATCACGGGTGCGTGGTGGATGAGTATCCCCTCAAGAAGGCCGGAGAACTGGCTGAGACCGGCAAGGCCCTGAGAGGGTCGGGAATCAACAGGTTTTCCATGGTGACCTCTGGAAAGGGGTTGAGTTCCCATGAGATTCAGACCGTGGGCCGGGCAGTGAGGGATCTGAATGCCAGCGGGATCAGAACCTGTGCCTCCCTGGGGGTGCTAAAGTCCGTTGACCTGGATTATCTGAAACAATCCGGTCTGGAAAGATACCATCATAACCTTGAAACCGCTCCAAGCCTGTTCCCCCGGATATGCACCACCCATGACTTTGCCCAGAGGGTTGATACTGTGGCTTATGCAAGAAGGGCCGGGCTGTCAGTCTGCAGCGGCGGAGTTTTCGGAATCGGGGAGACTGATGCCCAGGTGGCTGAACTTGCTATGGTATTGAAGGACCTGGATGTTGATGCTGTGCCGGTAAATTTTCTTATTCCCATTCCTGGAACCCCTTTGGAAAATGTTCCAGGACTAACCCCCTTAAGGTGTCTCAAGATAATCTCTATCCTCCGCTTTCTGCTGCCGGACAAAGAGATCATTGTTTGCGGCGGACGGATGCAGAACCTTCGGGACCTGCACCCCCTGATCTTCATGGCCGGGGCCAGTGGAATAATGACCGGCAACTACCTGACCAGGGAGGGACGGTCCCTGGAAGAAGACCTGAGGCTCATCCGGGACATGGGTCTGGAACCGGCCTGA
- a CDS encoding TOBE domain-containing protein has product MPKIDIFSLTPGAKVLDPVQMAEMERSFRSWAADSPRQDVIRSRQRILHIFLLIRHTGAKLHEVLSLRPSDISLKDRIIRFGARGTERFRSVEIPNDLARDLESFLSQHLLSKDEALFRIDPAHVRKKFYERAKECGLPKDFGNPSTLRRSRTVELMRGNLPLPIVQKLLGRTSSNPAEDLVEFSDEDLHYLVRQHIDLEATRRTSARNTFFGKIIRIEKGDIQSLIVLLTLGGIRLYSVITNGSLERMRLKTGTLTTAEIKAPSVFIGNSRTNQQISAENRLRGRVESIVPGKVNSEVLLSLEDGTKLCAVVTSKSLTRLGLKVMDPAWAMFGAYSVVLNYQ; this is encoded by the coding sequence ATGCCCAAGATTGATATCTTTTCTCTTACTCCAGGAGCCAAAGTCCTGGACCCGGTCCAGATGGCGGAAATGGAAAGATCCTTCCGGTCCTGGGCTGCTGACTCGCCAAGACAAGACGTAATCCGGTCAAGACAAAGGATACTTCATATTTTCCTGCTCATCCGACACACCGGGGCAAAGCTGCACGAAGTTCTCAGCCTGAGGCCTTCGGACATCAGCCTCAAGGACAGGATCATCAGATTCGGAGCCCGAGGCACGGAAAGGTTCAGATCTGTTGAAATTCCCAATGACCTGGCAAGGGACTTGGAATCATTTTTATCCCAGCACCTCCTCAGTAAGGATGAGGCATTGTTCCGGATTGATCCGGCCCATGTCCGGAAGAAATTCTATGAGCGGGCAAAGGAATGCGGTCTGCCAAAGGATTTCGGCAACCCCAGCACCCTGCGCCGTTCAAGGACCGTGGAATTGATGCGTGGCAATCTGCCTCTTCCCATAGTTCAGAAGCTGCTGGGCCGGACCTCTTCAAATCCGGCTGAAGATTTGGTGGAATTTTCCGATGAAGATCTTCATTACCTGGTAAGGCAGCACATTGACCTGGAAGCCACACGCAGGACCAGTGCCCGCAACACCTTTTTCGGTAAAATCATCAGGATAGAAAAAGGGGACATTCAATCTCTGATAGTACTGCTCACCCTGGGAGGGATCCGCCTTTACTCAGTAATTACCAATGGAAGTCTGGAAAGAATGCGGCTGAAAACAGGGACATTGACCACTGCTGAGATCAAAGCTCCTTCTGTCTTCATCGGGAACTCCAGAACCAATCAACAGATCAGTGCTGAAAACAGGCTCAGGGGCCGGGTGGAAAGTATTGTTCCAGGCAAAGTGAATTCCGAAGTTTTGCTGTCCCTGGAAGACGGCACAAAGCTCTGCGCCGTGGTCACCTCAAAAAGCCTGACCAGGCTGGGGCTTAAGGTCATGGATCCTGCCTGGGCCATGTTCGGGGCCTATTCAGTGGTTCTTAACTATCAATGA
- a CDS encoding sulfite exporter TauE/SafE family protein: MYFPVAEIHVAPWLPFVAGFFVAFVCSMGGVSGANLLLPFQVSVLGFTTPAVSATNHLFNIVAIPSGVYKFIKEGRMVWPLTWIVIAGTVPGVFLGVFFRVQYLPDPTHFRIFAGLVLLYIGFILVRSLIKAPPPGADKTSSEKRFQQLVQSFKQKDAATREPLPRVELNHFGVRSVEYTFYGEKISAPTLGIFILSAIVGVVGGMYGIGGGAIIAPFFVAVFRLPVYTIAGACLMGTFITSVVAAIFFQVLAPFYPEMAVAPDWMLGTLMGVGGMLGMYAGAMTQKYIPAGLIKWMLASILVFTGGRYVLSFWM, translated from the coding sequence ATGTACTTTCCAGTAGCAGAAATTCATGTGGCCCCCTGGCTCCCCTTTGTGGCAGGCTTTTTTGTTGCATTTGTCTGTTCCATGGGAGGGGTGTCCGGAGCCAACCTTCTTTTGCCTTTCCAGGTCAGTGTGCTGGGCTTTACCACTCCGGCTGTCAGTGCCACCAATCATCTGTTCAATATCGTGGCCATTCCAAGCGGTGTCTATAAGTTTATAAAAGAAGGGCGCATGGTCTGGCCTCTGACCTGGATAGTTATTGCCGGGACAGTTCCCGGGGTATTTCTGGGGGTTTTTTTCCGGGTCCAGTATCTGCCAGATCCAACCCATTTTCGAATTTTTGCCGGTCTGGTCCTTCTTTATATCGGATTCATCCTGGTCCGTTCCCTGATAAAGGCCCCCCCTCCCGGGGCCGACAAGACCTCGTCGGAAAAACGGTTTCAACAGCTGGTTCAAAGCTTCAAGCAGAAAGATGCCGCCACCCGGGAACCTCTTCCAAGGGTTGAGTTGAATCATTTCGGGGTTAGAAGCGTGGAATATACATTTTACGGGGAGAAAATATCAGCTCCCACCCTGGGGATATTCATTCTAAGCGCCATTGTGGGTGTTGTCGGGGGAATGTACGGCATTGGAGGCGGGGCCATTATTGCTCCCTTCTTTGTGGCTGTGTTCCGCCTCCCGGTGTATACCATTGCTGGAGCGTGTCTGATGGGCACTTTCATCACTTCTGTGGTGGCTGCCATTTTTTTCCAGGTCCTGGCCCCGTTTTATCCGGAAATGGCTGTGGCCCCTGACTGGATGCTGGGCACACTCATGGGGGTTGGAGGAATGCTGGGCATGTACGCAGGAGCCATGACTCAGAAGTACATACCTGCCGGGCTTATCAAATGGATGCTGGCCTCCATCCTGGTTTTTACCGGAGGAAGGTATGTGCTGAGCTTCTGGATGTAA
- a CDS encoding HPP family protein gives MAGQYSKMMNEFKTYWQYYVFQSIAATVTIFVLLLVVSIQEKPVIVASIGASTFIVFAMPGYITAQPRNLVGGHLVGMSCGFLASLVPLQHLLPSSVALSLLYALAVGISIFIMVVIDTEHPPAAGTALGVAIAGFSVKILLTVLVSIIILSSVHCLFRHRLRDLT, from the coding sequence TTGGCCGGACAATATTCTAAAATGATGAATGAGTTTAAAACTTACTGGCAGTATTATGTATTTCAAAGTATTGCCGCCACAGTGACCATTTTTGTTCTCCTGCTGGTGGTCAGCATCCAGGAGAAACCAGTAATCGTGGCCTCCATAGGTGCCAGCACTTTTATTGTTTTTGCCATGCCCGGCTATATTACAGCCCAGCCAAGGAATCTAGTCGGCGGTCATCTGGTGGGCATGTCCTGCGGCTTTCTGGCCTCCCTTGTTCCTCTGCAGCATTTGCTTCCCAGCAGCGTTGCCCTTTCGCTTCTTTATGCCCTGGCAGTGGGAATATCGATATTTATTATGGTAGTAATCGATACAGAGCATCCGCCTGCAGCCGGAACCGCCCTGGGCGTGGCTATAGCCGGATTTTCAGTAAAAATACTGCTTACCGTCCTGGTCAGTATCATTATTCTCTCATCGGTACACTGCCTTTTCAGGCACCGATTGAGGGATTTGACCTGA
- a CDS encoding DUF47 domain-containing protein: protein MKFSFFKSLIRRSPMEKLLDHYQAIQDSVGVINDALQCYIQNGQCVEFKSLQHQLNDLESGADAIIRDIRNNLPHSILLPVNKVLLLNYTTAQDNILDSAQEALNWLSLKVIPVPEQFIKDLTLLVDEVGEAVHQLGPALKDTVALLHLEDLDRENAREQFRRIRIKKDLVFKRKHTLNKEIFNSDLEFSETYLLHHFIERMYSMSQSCGKCAEILRSMITR, encoded by the coding sequence ATGAAATTCAGCTTTTTTAAATCATTGATCCGCAGATCCCCCATGGAAAAACTCCTGGATCACTACCAGGCAATTCAAGATTCAGTGGGAGTAATAAATGATGCCCTGCAATGCTATATTCAAAACGGTCAGTGCGTTGAATTCAAGAGTCTGCAGCACCAGTTGAATGATCTGGAATCCGGGGCCGATGCCATAATCAGGGACATCCGCAACAATCTGCCCCACAGCATCCTGCTGCCGGTAAACAAGGTCCTTCTGTTGAACTACACTACTGCCCAGGACAATATTCTGGATTCAGCCCAGGAGGCCTTGAACTGGCTTTCCCTGAAGGTCATCCCGGTTCCTGAACAATTTATAAAGGATCTGACACTACTGGTGGATGAAGTGGGAGAGGCTGTGCATCAACTTGGTCCGGCCCTCAAGGATACGGTAGCCCTGCTCCACCTGGAAGATCTTGACCGGGAAAACGCCAGGGAGCAATTTAGGCGGATTAGAATCAAAAAGGACTTGGTCTTTAAGCGCAAACACACTTTGAACAAAGAAATATTCAATTCAGATCTGGAATTTTCTGAAACTTATCTGCTGCATCATTTCATTGAGAGAATGTACTCCATGTCTCAAAGCTGCGGCAAGTGCGCAGAAATTCTGCGTTCCATGATCACCCGCTAG
- a CDS encoding inorganic phosphate transporter, translated as MDIYNIFLVLSMAAGFFMAFSLGANDVANSMASAVGAKAITVRQAVIIAGTLTFVGAVFLGSHVTATITRGIINPDQITDPRIMMLGMFSALVAASLWVLIASLTALPVSSTHSIVGSILGFGIVAGGPQVVNWWILSGVVLSWIISPLFAGTIAFLIFSHIRKYIFYKKHFLQQARSWAPRWIGLTALILGYSFIYKTPVGQDLEMTRITALIFTSLLAGCAWFAGRMIINRITREKEQTVEEVEGIFRKMQIMTSSYVALSHGANDVANAIGPVAAIYILARHHQLVQAAEIPIFMLVLGGLGLSAGIALLGKKVIATVGSRITTLTNTRGFAVDFSAATTVLIASNMGMPVSTTHACVGGVTGVGLARGFSSINFSVLLRIVGYWVLTVPIAAFTSIVIFQILKWIFI; from the coding sequence ATGGATATTTATAACATTTTCCTGGTACTTTCCATGGCAGCCGGCTTTTTTATGGCCTTCAGCCTTGGAGCCAACGACGTAGCCAACTCCATGGCTTCGGCTGTGGGAGCCAAGGCCATTACCGTCAGACAGGCCGTAATCATAGCCGGAACTCTGACTTTTGTGGGAGCGGTTTTTCTGGGATCCCATGTTACAGCCACCATAACCAGGGGGATCATAAATCCAGATCAGATCACTGACCCCCGAATTATGATGCTGGGCATGTTTTCCGCCCTGGTGGCAGCCTCACTCTGGGTCCTTATAGCCAGCCTGACCGCCCTGCCGGTTTCCTCCACCCACTCCATTGTGGGAAGCATCCTGGGGTTTGGGATAGTAGCCGGAGGACCCCAGGTGGTAAACTGGTGGATACTTTCCGGAGTTGTGCTGTCCTGGATTATTTCACCCCTTTTTGCCGGAACTATCGCCTTTCTGATATTCTCCCACATCAGAAAGTATATATTCTATAAAAAGCATTTTCTGCAGCAGGCCAGAAGCTGGGCTCCCAGGTGGATAGGATTGACCGCTCTTATTCTCGGCTATTCCTTCATCTACAAAACACCTGTGGGCCAAGACCTGGAGATGACCAGGATCACCGCTCTGATCTTCACCTCTCTTCTGGCCGGGTGTGCATGGTTTGCCGGCAGGATGATCATCAACAGGATTACCAGAGAAAAGGAACAGACCGTTGAAGAGGTCGAGGGTATCTTCCGGAAGATGCAGATCATGACCTCGTCTTATGTGGCCCTGTCCCACGGAGCCAACGATGTTGCCAATGCCATCGGCCCGGTGGCTGCCATCTATATCCTGGCCAGGCATCACCAGCTGGTTCAGGCTGCGGAAATTCCAATATTCATGCTGGTCCTTGGCGGGCTGGGACTTTCCGCGGGCATTGCTCTTCTGGGGAAAAAGGTTATCGCCACCGTGGGCAGCAGAATCACCACCCTGACCAATACAAGGGGATTTGCAGTGGATTTCAGCGCAGCTACAACTGTGCTCATTGCATCTAATATGGGAATGCCTGTCTCCACCACCCATGCCTGTGTCGGAGGAGTAACAGGGGTTGGCCTGGCCAGAGGGTTCAGTTCCATCAATTTCAGCGTCCTGCTCAGGATAGTAGGATACTGGGTGCTTACGGTTCCCATTGCCGCTTTTACATCCATCGTGATCTTCCAGATCCTCAAGTGGATCTTTATTTAG
- a CDS encoding OsmC family protein, giving the protein MNGQIKVVFHQGAKISAEVDRWKIVTDQPEKDGGQDSAPNPFQFFLASLATCAGYYALSFCRKREISTKGLSLNLVYTWTKKEGRITKMDFEITLPEGFPEKYRKALIRAVDACTVKKHLTRPPEMKVLVQE; this is encoded by the coding sequence ATGAACGGGCAGATTAAGGTGGTCTTTCACCAAGGCGCTAAGATCAGCGCAGAAGTGGACAGGTGGAAAATAGTTACTGATCAGCCTGAAAAAGATGGAGGCCAGGACTCGGCCCCTAATCCATTTCAGTTTTTCCTGGCTTCTCTGGCCACGTGTGCAGGATACTACGCTTTGAGTTTCTGCAGGAAAAGAGAAATCAGTACTAAAGGGTTATCCCTGAACCTGGTATATACTTGGACAAAAAAGGAAGGGCGGATCACAAAAATGGATTTTGAGATCACCCTGCCCGAGGGTTTTCCGGAAAAGTATCGTAAAGCCCTGATCCGGGCTGTGGATGCCTGCACAGTTAAAAAACACCTGACCCGTCCTCCGGAAATGAAGGTTCTGGTCCAGGAATGA
- a CDS encoding methyltransferase domain-containing protein yields MKKRIKTSFDRSTRTYRASALVQKRIALECCQRIPVKPFSRILEIGAGGGLLTQACFERLPGPHTYAALDISGAMLSLIRDRQARKIQGDGEAPPFRKETFDLLISSSAMQWYADPPASMARNLHLLKKTGFFSLALFVRGTFKEMEEVGALTGFGNLYPLPEAQNCICSLSGLNLDLKTCTREYTEYFPDVPEFLKSHKQTGATYTGSRASTGKKAYHDFCRTYQELFLEKKGIRVSYNILYLWGNKT; encoded by the coding sequence ATGAAGAAAAGGATAAAGACCAGCTTTGACCGGTCCACCAGGACATACAGGGCTTCGGCCCTGGTCCAGAAAAGGATCGCCCTGGAGTGTTGCCAAAGGATCCCGGTAAAGCCTTTTTCAAGGATACTGGAGATCGGAGCCGGCGGAGGACTTTTAACTCAAGCCTGTTTTGAAAGGCTGCCAGGTCCGCATACTTACGCTGCCCTGGATATATCAGGAGCCATGCTCTCCCTGATCCGGGACAGACAGGCCCGAAAAATCCAAGGAGACGGCGAAGCTCCTCCCTTTCGCAAAGAAACCTTTGACCTTTTGATCAGTTCTTCAGCCATGCAGTGGTATGCTGATCCTCCGGCATCCATGGCCCGCAATCTGCATCTTTTAAAAAAGACAGGGTTTTTTTCCCTGGCCCTGTTTGTCCGGGGCACTTTCAAGGAAATGGAGGAGGTTGGGGCTCTGACCGGATTCGGCAATCTCTACCCCCTGCCAGAGGCCCAAAACTGCATCTGCTCATTGTCCGGCCTGAACCTGGATCTTAAGACCTGTACCAGGGAGTATACAGAATACTTCCCGGATGTTCCTGAGTTCCTGAAAAGTCATAAGCAGACTGGAGCGACCTATACCGGATCCAGAGCTTCAACAGGCAAAAAGGCCTATCATGATTTCTGCCGGACCTACCAGGAACTTTTTCTGGAAAAAAAAGGAATCCGGGTCAGCTACAATATCCTCTATTTATGGGGAAATAAGACATAA
- a CDS encoding alpha/beta fold hydrolase has product MKKMTRAGHGRINRQHAAFVSGWAGYNCFFPFFSTNTTFVPATTLLSAGQWNILEKKEWHTLLAWSLGAHLCLKNLHRIRARRLILMAPFLDFCAYTPRQRVLKMKAGLEKNPRALVRWFWRMSSTGPGDDRLIEETGLLRAGLDFLLESRVDLKGVHCRIPIILIHGVHDRIVPARASEKILEYLPHACYFPVPWGHYIPEDEIMKIGYEEKDKDQL; this is encoded by the coding sequence ATGAAAAAGATGACCCGGGCCGGACATGGCCGAATCAATCGTCAACATGCTGCATTCGTCTCGGGATGGGCAGGGTACAACTGTTTTTTCCCATTTTTTTCCACAAACACCACCTTTGTGCCGGCAACAACCCTTTTATCAGCCGGACAGTGGAACATCTTGGAAAAAAAAGAATGGCACACGCTCCTGGCCTGGTCTTTGGGGGCCCATCTGTGTCTGAAGAACCTGCACAGGATCAGGGCCCGCAGGCTGATTCTTATGGCCCCGTTCCTGGATTTCTGCGCTTATACCCCCAGACAGAGAGTGCTGAAGATGAAGGCGGGTCTGGAAAAGAATCCAAGAGCCCTGGTCCGCTGGTTCTGGAGGATGAGCAGCACCGGGCCTGGAGACGACAGGCTCATTGAAGAAACCGGGCTGCTCAGGGCTGGACTTGACTTCCTGCTGGAGTCCAGAGTGGATTTAAAAGGTGTGCACTGCCGGATCCCGATAATCCTGATCCACGGCGTCCATGACCGGATCGTCCCGGCCCGGGCTTCGGAAAAAATACTGGAATATCTTCCCCATGCCTGTTACTTCCCGGTTCCCTGGGGACATTACATTCCTGAAGATGAAATCATGAAAATAGGTTATGAAGAAAAGGATAAAGACCAGCTTTGA
- a CDS encoding methyl-accepting chemotaxis protein — translation MRFRIRGKIFIPMALALVALIVVVFVILNSQLNRVSSEFIREIGLSKMEEIDSSMALSFREAESVSALFVRMAEVEQAYRVALSGNIDDETSPQSMEARGMLRSELAGLLDSFESVRGEPLMLHFHLPNGRSLVRLWREKNFIRDGEWIDISDDISGFRETVMHVNRTGRPAQGLEVGRGGFTVRSVLPVSSARGEHLGSVEMLIEFEPIVEAAAAGDGQELLLYMNHDLLQIAQRLQDPSRHPVLDNRFVKVSGTDDPRINSLVTSQLLDQGRQGLTVETAGNYSLAVFPVVDFTGEQVGVMAYVLDTSDIQGLIRNLSLTLLLIMAGLLILLMVVGQISTNYAVIKPLRRIMGFARQVAQGDLEQQLEIASKDEMENLAGSLQSMVDNLKEKIAEAEEKTNHAREEAERAEGFRLKAEEAMKKAGQAQKEGMLSAASRIEDITESLSSASEELSAQVEQASRGSEEQQQRTQETATAMEEMNATVLEVAKNASKAADFSEEAQNTALRGSQTVQEAIKAIMNVQKSAEELKSKIAGLGERAEGIGKIMTVIEDIADQTNLLALNAAIEAARAGDAGRGFAVVADEVRKLAEKTMSATKEVGDSIHAIQEDVKNNARSVDTTVDSVKAATELSGRSGKELDEIVTLAEKASDQVRAIATASEEQSSASEEINRSIDDINRVAGETADVMAQSAQAISDLARRATELQSLVQEMKDQA, via the coding sequence ATGCGTTTCAGGATCAGAGGAAAGATTTTTATCCCTATGGCATTGGCCCTGGTGGCTCTGATTGTTGTAGTTTTTGTTATTCTAAATTCCCAGTTGAACCGGGTAAGCAGTGAATTTATCCGGGAAATCGGTCTCAGCAAAATGGAGGAAATTGATTCTTCCATGGCTTTGTCATTCAGAGAGGCCGAATCTGTATCAGCACTTTTTGTCCGGATGGCAGAAGTTGAACAAGCCTACCGTGTGGCCTTGTCCGGTAACATAGATGACGAGACATCACCTCAGTCCATGGAGGCCAGAGGAATGCTCAGGAGTGAACTGGCCGGTCTGCTGGACAGCTTTGAAAGTGTTCGGGGAGAACCCCTGATGCTTCATTTTCATCTGCCCAATGGTCGCAGTCTGGTACGTCTATGGCGGGAGAAGAATTTTATCCGGGACGGGGAATGGATTGATATATCGGATGATATTTCCGGTTTCCGGGAAACTGTCATGCACGTCAACCGGACCGGGAGACCAGCCCAGGGTCTTGAAGTCGGCAGGGGGGGCTTTACAGTGCGCAGTGTTCTGCCTGTGTCTTCAGCCAGGGGAGAGCATCTGGGATCGGTGGAAATGCTTATCGAGTTCGAACCCATTGTAGAGGCAGCAGCAGCCGGAGATGGTCAGGAGCTGCTGCTCTACATGAACCATGACTTGCTGCAGATTGCCCAGAGATTGCAGGATCCCTCCAGACATCCAGTCCTTGATAACAGGTTTGTCAAGGTTTCAGGCACGGATGATCCGAGGATCAACAGCCTGGTCACTTCCCAGCTCCTTGACCAGGGCAGACAGGGGCTGACGGTTGAAACCGCCGGTAACTACTCTCTGGCGGTCTTTCCTGTGGTCGACTTTACCGGGGAGCAGGTAGGGGTCATGGCTTATGTTCTGGATACCTCAGACATCCAGGGTCTTATTCGCAATCTGAGCCTCACTCTTTTGCTGATCATGGCCGGGCTTTTGATTCTGCTGATGGTGGTGGGTCAGATTTCGACCAATTATGCAGTGATAAAGCCTTTGAGAAGGATCATGGGTTTTGCCCGTCAAGTTGCTCAGGGCGACCTTGAGCAGCAGCTTGAAATAGCTTCAAAGGATGAAATGGAAAATCTGGCAGGCAGCCTTCAGTCCATGGTGGACAATCTCAAAGAAAAAATAGCCGAGGCCGAGGAAAAGACTAACCATGCCAGAGAAGAGGCTGAACGGGCAGAAGGATTCAGGCTCAAGGCGGAAGAGGCCATGAAAAAAGCTGGTCAGGCCCAGAAAGAAGGCATGCTCAGTGCAGCCTCCAGGATTGAGGATATTACGGAAAGTCTTTCTTCAGCCTCGGAAGAGCTGTCAGCCCAGGTTGAACAGGCCAGCCGTGGATCTGAAGAGCAGCAGCAAAGGACCCAGGAAACAGCCACAGCCATGGAGGAGATGAATGCAACCGTGCTTGAAGTAGCCAAAAACGCTTCCAAGGCAGCAGATTTCTCCGAAGAAGCCCAGAACACGGCGCTAAGAGGATCTCAGACCGTTCAGGAGGCCATTAAAGCCATTATGAATGTGCAAAAATCAGCTGAAGAACTCAAGAGTAAGATCGCCGGTCTGGGAGAACGGGCAGAAGGCATAGGAAAGATCATGACTGTAATTGAAGATATTGCCGACCAGACCAATCTGCTGGCCTTGAATGCAGCCATTGAGGCGGCCAGGGCCGGTGATGCCGGCCGCGGGTTTGCTGTGGTGGCTGACGAGGTGCGCAAGCTGGCTGAAAAGACCATGAGTGCCACTAAAGAAGTGGGTGATTCCATCCATGCCATCCAGGAGGATGTCAAAAACAACGCCAGAAGCGTGGATACCACTGTTGACTCGGTCAAGGCCGCCACTGAACTGTCCGGTCGCTCAGGCAAAGAACTTGATGAGATCGTGACTCTGGCAGAAAAGGCTTCGGATCAGGTCCGGGCCATAGCCACGGCTTCAGAAGAACAGTCTTCAGCCAGCGAGGAGATTAACCGTTCCATTGACGACATCAACAGGGTTGCCGGAGAAACAGCTGATGTCATGGCCCAGTCGGCTCAGGCCATCAGTGACCTGGCCAGGAGGGCGACTGAGCTGCAGAGTCTGGTCCAGGAAATGAAGGACCAGGCCTGA
- the queA gene encoding tRNA preQ1(34) S-adenosylmethionine ribosyltransferase-isomerase QueA, protein MDYDLESYDYELPPDLIAQYPCPDRPDSRLMVLDRATGKSTSCRFLDIKEHLVPGSLLVANNTRVLPARLTGKKASGGKVEFLLLTPLPLITPQRDGLEKTALVDCLLKASKHPRPGQWIEFSTDTRFKILERGEMGRARGELRWKGDLVRFFIENGRVPLPPYIQRKDDQNDHDRYQTVYASEDKIGSVAAPTAGLHFSPEFKDELEASGFGWAEVTLYVGYGTFSPVRCRDIREHPMHPEYIEVSPEAASRIREARKAGAKIVGIGTTTARTLESVGVPGEKMTAHQGWTDLFIYPGYKFKVIDQLVTNFHLPRSSLLMMVSALAGRECILNAYNEAGRQGFRFFSYGDAMFIK, encoded by the coding sequence ATGGATTACGATCTGGAAAGCTATGATTATGAGCTGCCCCCGGATCTTATTGCCCAGTATCCCTGTCCGGACAGACCTGATTCAAGGCTGATGGTCCTGGACAGGGCAACCGGAAAATCAACTTCCTGCAGGTTCCTGGACATCAAAGAACATCTGGTCCCGGGCTCCCTTCTGGTGGCCAACAACACCCGGGTTCTTCCAGCCCGGCTGACAGGGAAGAAGGCAAGCGGCGGAAAAGTCGAGTTTCTCCTTCTAACCCCTCTGCCTCTCATTACCCCTCAAAGGGATGGTCTGGAAAAGACTGCTTTAGTCGACTGCCTGCTCAAGGCTTCCAAACACCCCAGGCCAGGACAGTGGATTGAGTTTTCAACAGACACCCGGTTCAAGATCCTGGAAAGAGGTGAAATGGGCAGGGCCAGGGGGGAGCTGCGCTGGAAGGGGGATTTGGTCCGTTTTTTCATTGAAAACGGAAGGGTGCCCCTGCCGCCGTACATTCAAAGAAAAGATGATCAAAATGATCATGACCGGTATCAGACGGTTTATGCCTCAGAGGATAAAATCGGGTCAGTAGCGGCCCCGACAGCCGGCCTGCATTTCAGTCCAGAGTTCAAAGACGAACTTGAAGCCTCGGGATTCGGATGGGCCGAAGTTACTCTGTACGTGGGATACGGCACTTTCAGTCCGGTCAGATGCCGGGACATCAGGGAGCACCCGATGCATCCAGAATACATAGAAGTTTCACCGGAAGCTGCCTCCAGAATAAGAGAGGCCCGGAAAGCAGGCGCCAAAATAGTCGGCATAGGTACGACCACAGCCAGGACTTTGGAGAGCGTGGGCGTTCCTGGTGAAAAAATGACCGCTCACCAGGGATGGACCGATCTTTTCATCTATCCCGGTTACAAATTCAAGGTGATTGACCAGTTGGTCACGAATTTTCACCTGCCCAGGTCTTCCCTGTTGATGATGGTTTCAGCCCTGGCTGGAAGGGAATGCATCCTCAATGCCTACAATGAGGCCGGAAGACAGGGGTTCAGATTTTTTTCCTATGGGGACGCAATGTTCATCAAATAG